The following is a genomic window from Vibrio cyclitrophicus.
TGTTTCAGAACCCCATAAGCTAGCCATTAAAATTTTCAGAACCGTGTCAGCGATGTTTCAGATTTACTTCAGTAAGTAACGAAATGTAATTCGCCTCTCATTAGGTTTACCCAAAAAAAAGGATCAGTATCTCTACCAATCCTTTGAGTTTCACAAGCCAGTTCAGGCTAAGAGGCAATTAATGTTTGTACCTAAAGGTATTGCTATCATCAACAATCTCGATTTTGACAGGTACGGTTCCTTGCTTAACATTGCCGATTCTTGCAAATGCCTTGTGCGAAAGGTCGATAACCCGGCCTTTGACATAAGGGCCTCGATCATTAATTTTCACATCAACAGACTTATTATTGACTGTATTGGTCACTCTCACAATAGTCCCGAAAGGTAAGGTTTTATGAGCCGCAGTATTCGCATTCATATTGTATGTCTCACCACTTGCTGTGAGCCTTCCATGGAATTTATCGCCATACCAAGAAGCTTTACCAGCAAGAGCATGTGACTCGGCATATTCCTTTGTTTTAGAACTGCCGACAGC
Proteins encoded in this region:
- a CDS encoding septal ring lytic transglycosylase RlpA family protein, which gives rise to MQKLAHLNHMKKLHIIFTAFILMILAGCTSTSAVGSSKTKEYAESHALAGKASWYGDKFHGRLTASGETYNMNANTAAHKTLPFGTIVRVTNTVNNKSVDVKINDRGPYVKGRVIDLSHKAFARIGNVKQGTVPVKIEIVDDSNTFRYKH